One window of the Ancylothrix sp. D3o genome contains the following:
- a CDS encoding transposase produces MTKIFIGLDVCKASVVACKLHSDNLKTEPRQLFYELEFPEFKANPEGLSGLLDFIGDGDIVVSLEPTGMNYARVWIEQLGKRYEVRMINHKDLKSHRKMLRFEDKNDDTDAFCLAHYCSFYDNHKYRFVGFRDGIIAVLKGMINRLEHLNRVQSPIVNRLRQDLAWQFPEVALKQVRRSDSKKENADLSPPLWAWIAEEKIVPRYDRLYEKTIGAGLTESSRRDASRLCDLEREMAAIEKEMAYIYRTDPRFKPYSKVLDSFAFPKKTQPIILSVAFPIENFLKDGKPEVVERKGRRSGKKTKKHLSLRRFQKAMGESPSEKASGDKEERSIIHGSSLCRKAFWQWIYVRVEPVRSRPQGSRLIRTTDLDGNPVIKPICQHLGEIYDFKKSNGLPIGLIRSNLASIACRHLFRALVSEVCGIQEG; encoded by the coding sequence ATGACTAAGATTTTTATCGGCCTTGACGTTTGCAAGGCTTCGGTTGTTGCGTGTAAACTTCACAGCGATAACCTCAAAACTGAACCTCGACAATTATTTTATGAGTTAGAATTTCCTGAGTTTAAAGCCAATCCAGAAGGATTAAGCGGGCTTTTAGATTTCATCGGAGATGGGGATATAGTCGTTAGTTTAGAGCCAACTGGCATGAATTATGCCCGCGTTTGGATTGAGCAGTTAGGAAAGCGCTATGAAGTCAGAATGATTAATCATAAAGACTTGAAATCTCATCGTAAAATGCTTCGCTTTGAAGATAAAAACGATGATACAGACGCTTTCTGCTTGGCTCATTATTGCAGTTTCTACGACAACCATAAATACAGGTTTGTCGGGTTTCGTGATGGAATTATCGCCGTTCTAAAGGGCATGATAAACCGGCTCGAACATTTGAACCGAGTACAATCGCCAATTGTTAACCGGCTACGTCAAGATTTAGCATGGCAATTTCCAGAAGTTGCCTTAAAACAAGTGCGACGTTCTGACAGTAAAAAGGAAAATGCAGATTTAAGCCCGCCGCTTTGGGCTTGGATTGCAGAGGAAAAAATAGTACCGCGATACGACCGGCTTTACGAAAAAACTATTGGTGCCGGTTTAACCGAATCATCCCGACGGGACGCGTCGCGCCTCTGTGACCTAGAGCGAGAGATGGCTGCAATCGAAAAAGAGATGGCTTACATCTACAGAACAGACCCGCGCTTTAAACCTTACTCAAAGGTGCTCGACAGTTTCGCGTTCCCCAAAAAGACTCAGCCTATTATTTTGTCGGTTGCCTTCCCAATTGAAAATTTTTTGAAAGATGGTAAGCCCGAAGTTGTCGAGCGTAAAGGCCGGCGCTCTGGGAAGAAAACTAAAAAGCACCTCTCACTGAGGAGATTTCAAAAAGCGATGGGAGAATCACCCAGTGAGAAAGCTTCTGGAGATAAAGAAGAACGTAGCATCATTCATGGTAGCAGCCTTTGCCGAAAGGCTTTTTGGCAGTGGATTTATGTAAGAGTTGAGCCGGTTAGAAGTCGCCCACAGGGTAGCCGGTTGATTAGGACAACAGATTTAGACGGCAATCCTGTCATCAAGCCAATCTGCCAACATTTAGGGGAAATTTACGACTTTAAAAAATCAAACGGCCTGCCAATTGGATTGATTCGTTCAAATCTTGCGAGTATTGCGTGCCGGCATTTATTCAGAGCGCTGGTTTCGGAAGTCTGCGGGATACAGGAAGGGTAA